One region of Streptomyces rishiriensis genomic DNA includes:
- a CDS encoding tetratricopeptide repeat protein, giving the protein MAEHAWQLVVDVRSHLWDAGHVETQGAMLGWAAVLSDLHREPEALALVRAVTGERAQHLGPDDPATLEATAALASLLSASGEQAEAERVYDDLLPRLARRFGRDDARTLDARVGLARVHHRLGRPGEAERVLREVLGKRRLRLGDDHPDTLAVQTELDSVRAMSPAPEKPAWWRWRRRR; this is encoded by the coding sequence GTGGCCGAGCACGCGTGGCAACTCGTCGTCGACGTCCGCTCCCACCTCTGGGACGCGGGGCACGTCGAGACGCAAGGCGCGATGCTCGGCTGGGCCGCGGTCCTCAGCGACCTGCACCGGGAGCCGGAGGCCCTGGCGCTGGTCCGGGCGGTGACCGGAGAGCGTGCACAGCACCTGGGGCCGGACGACCCGGCCACCCTGGAGGCGACCGCGGCGCTCGCGTCCCTGCTGTCGGCGAGCGGCGAGCAGGCGGAAGCGGAACGGGTCTACGACGACCTGCTGCCCCGGCTCGCGAGGCGCTTCGGCCGCGACGACGCCCGGACGCTCGACGCCCGGGTGGGGCTGGCGCGCGTGCACCACCGGCTCGGGCGACCGGGCGAGGCCGAGCGGGTCCTGCGTGAGGTGCTGGGGAAACGGCGGCTGCGGTTGGGCGACGACCACCCGGACACGCTCGCCGTCCAGACCGAGCTGGACAGCGTGCGGGCGATGTCGCCGGCGCCGGAGAAACCGGCGTGGTGGCGATGGAGGAGGCGGAGATGA